The DNA window ATGATGCAAAGAAATGATGCAAAGAGGCTGAGTAACAGAAGAGCTATCAAATGGGGTGGACGACGGGGATTGAACCCGCGACCACCGGAATCACAATCCGGGGCTCTACCAACTGAGCTACGTCCACCATTGAGTATTACAGATTGACCAGTCCTACATGTGGGCCCATCTGATAGAAGATGGTGCGCCCGGCAGGATTCGAACCTGCGACCCACGGCTTAGAAGGCCGTTGCTCTATCCAGCTGAGCTACGGGCGCATTTTACAAAGCCGGAAAGTGGTCGGGAATGAGGGATTCGAACCCCCGACATCCTGCTCCCAAAGCAGGCGCGCTACCAGGCTGCGCTAATTCCCGAATGTCTTACCATGCGGTCTCTTACGAGAGGGCGCATAATACTGATCGGACCGGTTACCGTCAATGCGAAATCCAATTATCCGGCAAATAATTCATAACTTTTTAGCAATCCCCGAAGCTCGGTTTTATTAGGCCCTGAGGAAGCTAAATTGGCCCGGTTTTCTATCTCTAACAAAGCCTTTTGTCGATGACGCTATGGCTTCTTCAAGGCCTTTTCAAAGAGTGCCGCCATACTACCTTTGGCCTGAGGCTTTGGTGCTTGGGACCGATTTTGAGCCCCGGCGTTTTTATGGGCCGGTTTAGCGCTGCCATTTGTTCTGTGATTAGCCTTCTGCCCCGCCTTGCCGCCTGGCTTTTTATCAGAGCCCGCCGCAGTCACTTCGTCATCGGTGCGCATACTCAATGCTATGCGCTTTCTCGCAACATCTACTTCCATCACTTTAACCTTGACTATGTCACCGGTCTTGACCACTTCGTGGGGGTCTTTCACAAAACGGTTGGCGATAGCGGAGATATGTACCAATCCATCCTGATGCACGCCAATATCCACAAAAGCACCAAAGTTGGTGACATTGGTCACCACACCTTCGAGGAGCATGGCGGGTTTGAGATCCTTAATGGTCTCTATGCCTTCCTTAAAGGTGGCGGTTTTAAACTCCGGACGAGGATCCCGGCCTGGCTTATCCAATTCACTGAGGATGTCAGTGATAGTGGGCAGACCAAACTGGCTGTCCACATAGTTTGCCGGATCCAGTGTACGCAGCAGCTGGCTATTGCCAAGCAATGCTTTCTGGGAGGTTTTGTTGGCTTCAGCAATGCGTTCAACTAAAGAGTAGGTCTCTGGGTGTACTGCTGAGGCATCCAGCGGATTGTCGCCATTGGCAATACGCAAGAAACCAGCTGCTTGCTCAAAGGTGCGCTCGCCAAAGCGGCTCACCAGTTTGAGCTGCTCACGGCTTTTAAAGGCTCCCTGCTGATCGCGGTAGTCGACAATATTATCGGCAATGGTTTGGCTGAGGCCGGAAACCCGGCGCAACAGGGCGGAGGAGGCGGTATTCACCTCAACGCCCACGGCATTTACACAGTCTTCGATTACCGAGTCGAGACTTCTGGCCAGCTTAACCTGACTGACATCGTGCTGATATTGGCCCACACCAATGGATTTTGGGTCGATCTTAACCAACTCCGCCAGGGGATCTTGAAGGCGACGAGCTATAGACACCGCGCCACGAATGGTGACATCTAGATCGGGAAATTCTTTGGCGGCAAATTCTGATGCCGAGTAAATCGACGCGCCGGCTTCATTAACCATTACAGCCTGAGCTTTTAATGCGGTGTTATTTTTCAGCATATCCAAGACGAAACTTTCGGTCTCGCGGCTACCAGTGCCATTGCCTATAGCAATTAGCTCAACCCCATACTTGTCGCAGAAATGGGTGAGGATAGCTTCAGCTTCATGAGTCTTTCGCTGCGGCGCTGTGGGGAAGATAGTGGTGTGATCCAGCAGCTTACCAGTGCTGTCTACCACAGCGACTTTAACCCCAGTCCGAAGACCGGGATCCAAGCCAATAGTGGCTTTTTGGCCAGCAGGTGCAGCGAGGATCAAATCTTTAAGGTTAATCGAGAAAACATTGATCGCATCAAGATCCGCTCGTTCACGAAGGCTTCCCAACAGGTCAGTTTCCAGGTGGGTGTGCAGCTTGATGCGCCAGGTCCAACGGACCACTTCGCCGAGCCAATCATCAGCAGGGCGGCCGAGGTTTTCAATATTCACCTGACGAGCAATCATGCTCTCACAGGGATGGCTCAGATCGTCCTCGAGTATCAGATCCACTTTGATGCTGATAAACCCTTCTCGGCGAGCGCGAAACATCGCCAAGGCTCTGTGTGACGGAGCAGTATTTAGCGGTTCGCTGTGCTCAAAGTAATCTTTGAATTTGGCTGCCGCCTGCTCCTTGCCCGGCTCTTTATCTTTGCCGCTCACCAGAGTGGCGGTGATATTGGCCTCATCGAACAGAAACTGGCGCAGTCGGCCCAGCAGCTCCGCGTCTTCGCTAAAGCGTTCCATCAGAATAAATTTAGCGCCATCTAGGGCGGCTTTGGTATCGGCAATGCCGAGCTCTGTGTTGACGAATGCTGCAGCGGTTTTCTCTGGATCCTGGGTTGGATCACCGTAGAGGCTGTCGGCCAGAGGTTCCAGGCCTGCCTCAATGGCGATCTGGCCTTTGGTGCGGCGTTTTACTTTGTAGGGTAGGTATAAATCCTCGAGACGGGTTTTAGTTTCAGCCAGATTGATTGCCTGTTTCAGTTCGGCTGTCAGTTTGCCCTGTTCCTCGATACTGGAGAGAATCGATTTGCGCCGATCTTCAAGCTCTCGTATATAGTTGAGACGCTCCTCAAGGTTGCGCATCTGGGTATCATCCAGGCCACCGGTGACTTCCTTGCGATAGCGCGATATAAAGGGTACGGTCGCGCCCTCATCGAGCAGTTGTATGGCGGCAGTGACCTGGTTTTCACCGATCTTGAGTTCATTAGCGATACGACTGGCAATAGAGTGCATGAGGGCCTTTTACAATAATTAGTAGATTCAATCTGTGTCAGACAATACCCGCTTGGCAATGGTCTGTATTAGGCGCGAGATTATGCCTTGAGCAATCCGCTCTGGGTAGACTTGTTTTTTTCAACTGACTGTGACTTGACCAATATGCACCACGACAGGACCCAGGACATGATTCCAGCGTCTGACAACTGCCCACTTTGCAGCGGCCAAGCGGTGGCCGATTATCACCGGGACCAACGTCGCGCTTATCTGCAGTGTTCTGCTTGTCAGCTAGTGTTTGTGCCGCAGCGCTTTCATCTCGCAGATGATCTGGAGAAGGCGGAGTACGATCTCCATGAAAATGACCCGCAGGATCTAGGTTACCGCAGCTTTCTCAATCGACTTGCCCAGCCCCTCTTGGAGAAACTGCAGCCCGACAGTGCGGGATTGGATTTTGGCTCTGGCCCAGGACCCTGTTTGTCGCTGATATTAGAAGAGCAGGGACATAGCGTTGCACTCTATGACCTCTATTACGCCAATCACCCTGAGCTGCTTGAGTCACAATATGATTTTATTACCGCCACCGAGGTAGTCGAGCATCTGGCTAGGCCTCTGTTTGAATTAAACCGACTCTGGGGGATGTTAAGGCCCGGTGGACATTTAGCGATTATGACCAAGCTGGTTGCCAGCCCAGATAAATTCACCCACTGGCACTACAAATCTGACCCTACTCATATCAGTTTTTTTTCAGTGGCAACCTTTGCATACTTAGGGCGGCGATTGGGCAGTGCGCCGCAGTTTATTGGTGCGGATGTGATTATCTTTCAGAAATAGTATCTCGAGCAGCAATAAACGCCTGCACCGAACGGCTGACATCCTCAGCACTAGTCACCCAAGAACAGACGCTGACACGAATAACTTTTTTACCCTGCCACATTGAACCGCCGACCCAGCACTCCCCGGAATCTTGAATCGCAGCCAGTATCTTATCGGTCTCAGTATCCTTATCTGCTGGCGAGACAACCACCTGATTGAACACCACATCGTTGAGTACCTCAAAGTCAGCAGCCCCGAGCTCCTTGGCAAACTGTAGCGCTCGTTCATGCATGCCATAAACCAGTTCATCGACCCCGTCAGCACCTAGGTATTTAAGCGCGGCCCAGAGTTCAACCGCTCTTGCACGGCGAGACATCTCTGGTGTGTAAAGCATGCCATCGCGGTTTTCACTGAAGTTGAGATAGGCACCGGACGCCTGCAGAGCCATAATCAGGGCATCTCGATCGCGGCACAGTAAAATGCCACTGTCATAGGGTGTATTGAGCGTCTTGTGACCATCCACAGACCATGAGTGCGCTTTCTCCATGCCTTGAGTCAGGTGCTTAAGTCGCTTCGTAGCGCCCGCCCAAAGTCCGAAGGCACCATCTATATGGACCCAGGCACCGACTTCATTAGCCCTGTCACAGATCGCGTCAAAGGGATCAAAGGAACCTGAATTGACATTGCCCGCCTGCAGTAAAACTATGCAGCTGTCATCCAATTGCGGCAGCTGTTCAGGAAGGATGCGCCCCTGATCATCGCCCTCGACCCATTCAATGTTGTCGAGACCAAAACCCAGCAGGGCGACGGCCTTTGTCACAGCGCCATGGATATGACGGCCGGCAATAATACGCAGTGCTGGCGCGCCATTGTGCCCTTGCTGGTTAAAGTCCCAACCCTGGTTGTGTAATAGTCGATAGCGCGCTGCTGCCAGCCCACATAAGATTGCCGAAGAGGTGCCGCTGACAAACCCAGCAACAGTGCTGTCAGGCAGACCGAATAATTGT is part of the SAR92 clade bacterium H455 genome and encodes:
- a CDS encoding aminotransferase class V-fold PLP-dependent enzyme, translated to MTLRDSMHREQQSKSLLEQAKGYAYEYADGAAQRNVFPSKQALADLEQFVEDLPASFGDATAILKQLHEYGSPATTAQTGGRYFGFVNGGILPVTLATKWLSDCWDQNTALYAMSPVASKLEEICERWLKQLFGLPDSTVAGFVSGTSSAILCGLAAARYRLLHNQGWDFNQQGHNGAPALRIIAGRHIHGAVTKAVALLGFGLDNIEWVEGDDQGRILPEQLPQLDDSCIVLLQAGNVNSGSFDPFDAICDRANEVGAWVHIDGAFGLWAGATKRLKHLTQGMEKAHSWSVDGHKTLNTPYDSGILLCRDRDALIMALQASGAYLNFSENRDGMLYTPEMSRRARAVELWAALKYLGADGVDELVYGMHERALQFAKELGAADFEVLNDVVFNQVVVSPADKDTETDKILAAIQDSGECWVGGSMWQGKKVIRVSVCSWVTSAEDVSRSVQAFIAARDTISER
- a CDS encoding RNA-binding transcriptional accessory protein translates to MHSIASRIANELKIGENQVTAAIQLLDEGATVPFISRYRKEVTGGLDDTQMRNLEERLNYIRELEDRRKSILSSIEEQGKLTAELKQAINLAETKTRLEDLYLPYKVKRRTKGQIAIEAGLEPLADSLYGDPTQDPEKTAAAFVNTELGIADTKAALDGAKFILMERFSEDAELLGRLRQFLFDEANITATLVSGKDKEPGKEQAAAKFKDYFEHSEPLNTAPSHRALAMFRARREGFISIKVDLILEDDLSHPCESMIARQVNIENLGRPADDWLGEVVRWTWRIKLHTHLETDLLGSLRERADLDAINVFSINLKDLILAAPAGQKATIGLDPGLRTGVKVAVVDSTGKLLDHTTIFPTAPQRKTHEAEAILTHFCDKYGVELIAIGNGTGSRETESFVLDMLKNNTALKAQAVMVNEAGASIYSASEFAAKEFPDLDVTIRGAVSIARRLQDPLAELVKIDPKSIGVGQYQHDVSQVKLARSLDSVIEDCVNAVGVEVNTASSALLRRVSGLSQTIADNIVDYRDQQGAFKSREQLKLVSRFGERTFEQAAGFLRIANGDNPLDASAVHPETYSLVERIAEANKTSQKALLGNSQLLRTLDPANYVDSQFGLPTITDILSELDKPGRDPRPEFKTATFKEGIETIKDLKPAMLLEGVVTNVTNFGAFVDIGVHQDGLVHISAIANRFVKDPHEVVKTGDIVKVKVMEVDVARKRIALSMRTDDEVTAAGSDKKPGGKAGQKANHRTNGSAKPAHKNAGAQNRSQAPKPQAKGSMAALFEKALKKP
- a CDS encoding class I SAM-dependent methyltransferase produces the protein MIPASDNCPLCSGQAVADYHRDQRRAYLQCSACQLVFVPQRFHLADDLEKAEYDLHENDPQDLGYRSFLNRLAQPLLEKLQPDSAGLDFGSGPGPCLSLILEEQGHSVALYDLYYANHPELLESQYDFITATEVVEHLARPLFELNRLWGMLRPGGHLAIMTKLVASPDKFTHWHYKSDPTHISFFSVATFAYLGRRLGSAPQFIGADVIIFQK